DNA sequence from the Vicia villosa cultivar HV-30 ecotype Madison, WI linkage group LG3, Vvil1.0, whole genome shotgun sequence genome:
acaggttataaaaataataggtatCAGTGTGTTTATAAAGAAATGCAAAACTCGGAGAAAAGGAGACGAATCATTCTTTTGGTAGTGGAGGGAGATTATAGGATAATTATGGCTATGGAAGTTAtggatttgaaaaatatgaaaatccATCATGATCCTTTATAGGATAATTATGGCTATGGAAGTTAtggatttgaaaaatatgaaaatccATCATGATCCTATATGAACTCGAGCATGTGTAACCAGTTATAGGCTATTGaattacttttcttttttttcctcaacaggttataaaaataataggtatCGGTGTGTTTATAAAGAAATGCATAACTCAGAGAAAAGGAGACGAATCATTCTTTTGGTAGTGGAGGGAGATTATAGGATAATTATCGGTGTGTTTATAAAGAAATGCAAAACTCAGAGAAAAGGAGACGAATCATTCTTTTGGTAGTGGAGGGAGATTATAGGATAATTATGGCTATGGAAGTTAtggatttgaaaaatatgaaaatccATCATGATCCTATATGAACTCTCGAAAATCATTATTTTAGATTTAtagtcttgaattttgcaatctCAACGACGACACACTATGCATTCAACGAGCTCAAATTACGACGACAACATTATGTATTCAACGAGCTCAAATTACGACGACAACATTATGTATTCAACGAGCTCAAATTTGAATATCTCGAAAATCATTATTTTAGATTTAtagtcttgaattttgcaatctCAACGACGACACACTATGCATTCAACGAGCTCAAAATACGACGACAACATTATGCATTCAACGAGCTCAAATTTGAATATCGTAACATAACATTATGTATTCAACGAGCTCAAATTTGAGTATCGTAACATAGCCATCTCATTGCACgtaaagaaatttcaaagaaaaaagaTAGACATGCAAATGTTGTTGTTCCAATATCAAATTTCCATCCGCAAAATGGACATCTGAATTTTTTAGCCACATGTACTATATCAATGATTCTAAATGTAGCAATCTTTTAAATGGAGGATACtcctattcattttttttaagtcCAAATTTTCATCATTGAGAAGGTTTGTCTTATATCTATGATTTTATGGTATGTCTTATATCTATGATTTTAAAAGGACGAATGTCTTGTATCCATGATTCTAAATGAAGCAATCTTTTAATCTTTCATATGGAGGATATTCAGAACTATCCCTTTTGTTTTCTGAAGTCCAAGTTTTTCTTTTATTGAGAAGGTTGTGCCCCCTTAATCTTACAAGACCTCAAAAAGGCCAATCTTATGTAAAACGGGCATGTTTTAGAACGAAAGTAAAATATGTAAAATTGAGACTAAATTATAGGGGTCactaattttgtgaaaaaatgacAGGTACCTAAGTCATAGGTTAAAATCCTTAACTTGTAAAACATGTACATCATGTGCATGCTAAAATCAAGTAATAAGCCGTTCGTTCATACACTATTCAACTATATATATGTCCAATGAACTGGACTAAATCATTCACTCTTCCCAGCATACTATCTCATGGCAAATACCAAGACTATACATACAGTTAAACACCAAACACAAACATTTCTCAGAACCGAAATATTCAACAATTGAGAAAGACACAAACCATTCAAGGGTCTAACCCATCAACATGGTTAACAATGTCGGTCTGTTTTCTGTTTTCTGTTTTCGGTAATAATCATGTCAAGGAGGTCTGGGATTTAGCATTCCTTCAATTCTGCGGGCTCCGTCAGGCAACAACTGGATCATCTTTCTGTAAAAAAACAAAGACATTTGAAATTAATTACAGGacagaaatttcaaaaaataaagaatGAAAACCACATTCAAGTAATCCCATATTAACAAAAAATGAACTTGCACAAACCTTACATGGCGCTTAGGCTCATGTTGACCTGAATTGGTTGTGGATGATGTCCTAAACGGATCCCTAGCTCAATGTAGCAGGAATGATCCCCCCTCAATTTTTCAAGGAATTGTTGCCCTGACCGAGTATCCATTATCTGTTTGCAAAATTTGAAATAGGTAATACCTTTAAACCACTGGCTAAAGCAAGCAACGTCTGTAATTACAAAAGCACATTTGTTCAACCAAGACGTCAAAAAGTCTAAATAAACACATCATAAATCTTAAAGCTCTCTAGCTTGTGTGTAAAACATCCAAAAGTTCATAAAACTTTTTGACGTCGTAATAATCAAAGAATTAAGTAATCTACTGCTATGACTTAACAGTTCTGCATTCACTTCTAAACACAAACGCGCACTTGTGATGTATACTTACTTGCACACAGGGATTTAAAAGTTTTTAGTTTCATGTAAATTCATATAGCGATTTTAATATTGAAAATTACTAAAGATTCACATGATTGTTTTATAAGAATTAGGAACAATAGGTCAAGGTTTTGAGAACAATAATAATCCATTCAACAGCAACTTAGAGTTCGTTCAACAACagttcaaaaaaatcacaaacatATCACAATTAACCACAAGTTTCACAGAACGAAACAATAAGCTCTGAATGAGTTAGAGATCAATTTTTATGTCAGAACGAGTTACTGATCCCCATTGATACAATAAGCTCTGAATTTCATTTACAAGAGACAAAAGACAATAAAACTAACTAGATGCAAACAACAAATGGCTTACCACAACTATTTTAAGACCCTGAAGATGATTTCTGAACCCAAACTTGTTTCTGCAGACAGAAAAGCATTTTATAGGGTGATTCAAGCAAAGAGGTGGGACAGAATACATCAATATAACATGTATACCTCATGAGTACTAGGTCCAACAACACCTTTCTTTGAAAGTTTCGCTTCATTCAAAATGACTGCACCATCATCCTTCACTACATAGGGAGCCCCACGGCGAGTAAAAATTCTTTGTGAACCTACAGAGCTCAAAAAATTGGTTGAAGCATTTATCCATTAGAATCCAAATAACTACCTTCTATTGTTTATatcatgattttttatttattattcataatgAGTGGAAACACCAACCATTCTCAACAGAGGGACTGCTGCGTCCAACTGCAGAAGCTGAGAATTCCCCACTCTTGTTTCGCGAATAaacattttcttttatttctccTGCTAAAAGTTGAAAATAACCGTCATACAAAAGATTTCAATCACTCAGCTTTGTTTTGAAATTTCAAGTAGGAAAAAAAAGATTTCATAGTTATGATTATACTGAGCGGAAATGCATCATCTATTTTGTGTGTAAACAGCTTGTTTTCTAGGCCTTGGTCATACCTTCAACTGATTCAGGATTCGACAGTGTAGGCTGTGCCAATGACGATGATGGGAGCTCGTTACCAGAATGTGAAGAATCGGAACGGCGAAGGGGTGCCCAAACACCACGATCAGGCCTTCTAGTACGTTTTTCTGTTTTATCACCAGAAATACTCAAGCCATGCAAATCTTTTCTAACGAACTTTTCACTCAAATCCCTTTTAGAATCCCCTTCAGAATTAACTTGCCCAGCATCATGACTAGAGACTTGATCACTTAATCCAGACCTTGAACCAAAAGGACGAGGCAGTCGCTTCCCATTCTCAGAAGTTAAGATTTGAATCTTATGTTGTCCAGCAGATGTGGATTGACTTTGACGAGAATCATTATTTAGAAGTATGTTCCTAATCAATCTTCCACCAGCTTCACGCCTTTGGTTATGTTTTGAAGTAGTTGAAATGGCCGGATTTGCAGATTGTGGACTTTGCTGTTTTACCACACCTTCAACGGCCTGAAAAACAGttcataataaaatttaataacacGAGCTTATTCATGTTTGAGTGACATTACTGCTCCAAACTATCTTTCAAGGAAGCACAACACTCAATATTTCTGAccagaaaagaaaaataagatgtcTACCCAAACAAAGAATAACTAAAATCTAGCATAGAACGGGAGAAAAGTAAACTTTATGTTTCTTTGCTTATATGAAGAACATTATTAAGTTGATTAATCAAAGTAAGTGAATTGGAGATGAGCCACAGATACTGATGAAGAGAGAAGAAAATTGAACGGGTAAAATTAAACCTACTTTGGGAATTTCCCGTTGTTTCCCTTTCAGAAGGAGGATTTTTTTCTTTCCCGAGTCAGAAGTCAGTGGTATTCCAGAGACAGAACCTTCAATGCCATGCACTGCATATTCATCAACCACAAATAATACAACCATAATATTTATCAGCTAAAATACATGAAACTTGGACTTAAAAGAACAATTGCAATCGCTGaatcttcaaaaaaaatataatttggaTGCTGTTTTTGTTTCTCTTCAAAAGTAAGTGGATTCCCATATGTTATCAAAATATTATATCCACTAACTTTTCGAGAAGGGGAAAAGGAGAATGATAGCAGGGAACCAAAtacttcaaaaaataaaaatattaacattcATTTATAAGGATGCTAGTTGCAATGTGTGCAAATACTTTGTCCAACCAAGTCCAACAATAActtaattattaaaatgaaagtcGTGCGACCCTCAGGTTTTTTCATTAATATACTAACTATCAACTCAAATTCTCATCTCGTAAATTTCTAAGCCTGGATACGGTGACCCCTCATTTAGATTCACCTAGAGTGATAGCAGAGATCCTTTTTATACAGGAACCCAGCCAAAAGTAATATTTTTAAGCACTTGGACACTTGAAAAATGCTTACTACAGCTGTGGTTCATGGATTACTTATATGAAAACTTGTTTGTGCAGCATTCCCTTCAGTTTGGGAAAAGGACCCAAATAAGAATCGGTATGTACCCTGGAAAAGTCACCGCTAAAAATTTTGCTATAGTGTTATCCTTTTAAAGCAATCAATTTATTCAAATCAGTATGGTTTTATTTGAGTAACAACAATCCAGTGGTTACCACTTCTTGTGCAAGTTCCTCATATTTAATAAAGGAATCCAGAGTCTGTTTGTTTCAGATTTCTTAATAAAATTATCATATTTAGCTAGTGTTTtaggaatttttttatttttcaaaagctATTAGAAGCAAATTACGCATATTAAGTTGTTGACAAATAGACAAAAGAAGACAAGGAACTTGGCAAAATAACTATACCACACCAGAGATATTCACAAGACAAAGCTTATCTAACAAAATATAAAGGCAGAAAAGATGACTTACAAGATTCAATTTCATAAATTCCTTTTATACTTGATTCAGCAGACTGATCCTCATGCCTGGGGACCACAGTAAAGGCTGATTTGTCTTTCGAGTCTTTCCGATTAACATTCTTGACATTGTCCTTCTGAACATACTGAAAACCAAAACGAATTTTCATTAGGTGGCACAAATCGATGGACTTTGGCAAGCACAAATAGAAACATCAATATATAACAGCAATACTGAAAACCAAAACGAATTTTCATTAGGTGGCACAAATCGATGGGCTTTGGCAAGCACAAATAGAAACATCAATATATAACAACAATACGAGTCAGACTATCCAAAGACATATAGGAATGATAAACTTCCTTTTACCACCCTAACTTAATTGATCCCTTTCAAATCACATCTATCTAGGTCAACGCATCCAACTCGCATGAGGGTCATGTCGCCacacaaaaataaaaaggaaataaatcaaaatataaataGAGAAATATAGACTCACTGTTTGGCTTTGCTTGGTTTTGATAAAAGAAACTAAAGCATTAAGAATATGAGGCTACAAAAGAGGCAATAACAGAGCATGGTTTCTCTTGCATTTATTGAATTCATAGAAATTAATAGAGAAGTTGCAACTTTCATGTCAACAAAGTCATGGCAATCAAAATGAGTCTAGTGATTACACATTACCTCCAGCagtataaaaatatatacaaatatacaTGCACTTGATTATAAAGGCTTACCCTTTTCTTTTCGGATATTCGTCTGGTATTAACTGGGCCAGGCTTGCCTTGCAAAGCAGCTCTGGCTCTTCTGCCAACTTTTGTTGCTGCTGATGAGACCTAAGACGGGATGTGGAGTGTTGTATGTCAGCATAAACCCAAGCAGGAGACCATCTTAAATTGTAATTATCTGttatttaataaatttcataTATACATAAAATCTTGCTACTACACCCTTTTATAATGTGTAGAATTTTTTTTGCAGGTTCTAAATCTTCGGTTTTTAAGACTGTTGATCAAAATAAAACTCTCCTAAGGAAGAGATCTAGTAAGAGGACATGCCAAACatgaaatatgaaaaaaaaattacaatcaaGCAAGCGCATAGCAAAATAATATATTCACTATACTTCTAATGGCTGACTCAACAAACAAAACAGAAAGCAGATAAATACTACAAAGCCTTCTTTCTTATCATAAATAAAGCTAAAAGCCCTGAACTAAATGTTTCCGGAACACATAAACATGAgataaaaggaaaaacaaaaagcCCTCAGAAGACCCAGAATCATTTACCAGCGGACCACTGTCGACAGCACGTTTCTGACGGATAAATTCCATCaggggtgttacaataggtgCTTCCTTGCTAGCCCCTAGAAAGGAGAAAAATGTGAGACAGGAATTGTACTGAAATTTGCCTACAGATATATTTAACCTAAAACCTTATTTTGGGATTCTTCAAAATGCATTTACTGTAGAGTAGTGATTAGACTACTTTCATAAGTGTAAATCAAATAAAGCTGGTGAACAAATAACTAACCAGCTTGCTCAGCTTCCTTTCTTTCCAGTTGTATTTCTGCACTAGGAAGATGTTCCTGAGGCTTTGCAATGAGTTTGAGGAACTCAAGATAGTCTGGATCTGTCcgtattaaaaaacaaaaatcataaaCAATTCATGCCATTAACCTACACAGATAGCATTAGAACACTTGTATATCTCGATGCCACAAAAATTACAACTACATTGATACCTTTATATATAGTCCCTTCACGGCCATCCTTTTTGGTACTCAGCTTTGGAACACGCAGAGATGGTGCATACTCAACTATGGCTTTATGCTGGACACCTGAGTGAGTATCAAGCATTAATATTTTGCATAGCCCGAAAAGCACTTAACATTGAGAGAGATAAAAATTTAGAGAGAAAAAACATAATAACTCAGGTCTAAACAATTAAAGTCCTATTTGGATAAAAAGGTTAATTAAGAACTTATAGTACAATCGCTTATCAAATAAGAGCTTATATATAAACCATATccataacaaaagataaaataaggTCAAATTGttttcatataacctataagGTCTTGTTTGAATAAACAACTTATTTGCATCTTATAGCACAATCGCTCGTCATGATAAACACTTATTATAAGCTATTCTTAtagcaaaagataaaataaagttaaattaTTTACACTGCAAACTATAAGCTGCTTTTATAAGCTATCGATAAGAACTTGGGAAAATAAGGTGAAAACAGCTTATAAATAATGTCATatgttgttttcataagttctcccaTCCAGACATTATCATAAAAGTTGTGTTGGTAGATATCACAAAAGTTGTGTCGGTAGATAACCTCATATAAACCAATCCAAACAACCCTATGTTAGTACCCATGCTTCAGAGTCCTAGACACTATCACAAAAGTTGTGTTGGTAGATAAACTCATATAAACCAATCCAAACATCCCTATGTTGCTTTCCTAAATTATCCTAGAGAGCTTTTGGAAATAAGCTAAAAACAGCTTATGGATATGTCATAAATTGTTTCCATAAACTCATCCAAACTAATCCCGTATATCAATGAATTTCATAGATAAGATTAAGAACTTCAGCATAGACTAAGGTAAGCATTAGTAATGAAATTGGAAGAGAATTGTTAGGGTTTGGTAAATAAAGTTAAATTATTTATACCATAAGCTATAAGTTGTTTTTATAAGCCATCTtgaagaacttatgaaaataagctgaaaacagcttatgaacaatgtcacATGTCGTTTTCACTTTAAACAAATTCTCCCAGACAGTCTCACAAAATTTATTTCAGTCTATAACCTCAAATAAACCAATCCAAACAAACAACCCTATGTTGCTTTCATAAGTTATATCCTAGAGAGCTTATAGAAATAAAAAAGCCGAAAACACCTATGGAAATGTCATAAATTGTTTCCATAAACTCTTCCAACCAACCTTACAAGTTCTTATTTCTTATGCTAGTAGCTAACCTCAAAAAATCCAAcccaaacaaaccctaaaagctATGTTCAGCTATGTTCCATAATTCCATTCAGTAAAACTAACCTTTCTCGTTAACAAAAACATGTCCATTGAAAAACTCAGCAAACTCGAAAACATCATCGGGAGAATTGAAGTCTATATACGCTCTAGAATACCTCTGATTCCTGTGACTGCATATACATCAACAAACGAATTTCACACATATAAGATTCACAACTGAAGTAAGCATTGGTAACAAAATTGAAATGGAATTGTTAGGGTTTTGAGAGAGACGAAAAAAGTACCTGGTGTTACCGGGACGGAAAACGAACCAGCGATAGCGAGAATCGAAGCGGTTATGGATGTGTTGAATGAGATCGGATTCAGTTAGGGAAGGAGGTAAATGGCGAATCACTACTTTGGTTTTTCCCCTTTCGGAACGAACCTtcatcttctcttctttcacttcAATTCGAATTCGATCACCAATTTTTCTGTTTCCTTTGTTCTTCTCTATTCTACTAGTGTTTTCATTTTTCAACACAATACAGAGTGGGCCCATCAATAAATCTTTTAAGGCCGGTTAGGATTGTCTGCAGCGAGAGTGTTGTGACTGGGTTCGTCTGATTTGTGGGATAAGAATCTGACGGCTTGGATTTTAAgttgatattttaaattttataaaatttaaaccttAAAATATAGATTTTCTCATGTTAACCGATGGACGACATGCGTGTGCGTATCTAATCCGAATTCCCTAGGCTAGGcttccaaaaataatattttaaaaaaatataggaaaatatttgacattttttgaaaaaatgattttgtttaaaatgataaaagagtcattatcattactaaatttttatttttcagaatactataacagcctaaaagatatttgaaaaatttatgaaagcccttcaaaaccctccttcaatataatttttgagttccccattttatggggtttttggtgttatgaataaactcaaaccctccaaaaccctcctacccaaaatctttttatcattttcacccaatttttcctattttccaaaactctcccctcccttcccctccaaactcccaaacatagtctAATATGACCGAGTTAAATGTATGTTTGCTTTCAAGTTTGGAGAGTTCATTTTTAATTATGGGTaatgtttttgtttatttaaaaatcattaatttattttcttatttaatttcccTGTTAAATAGCTAGGGCACCAATATTTTCTTCAACCCAAAATTAAATATGCAACTCACGTTCATCCCCAAATCAGTTTCACCCACTTTGTCTTTTTCAAATCAAGAACACCCATTCACCCTCCTTCATCTCACATTTTTTCATCATTTATTCAATATGTCCTAGAAATCCGTGTCTAatggtgttagctgaagatttcgtttggaaagaatgtccttcgaaggtctgaaattcgaaggagatggttactgatgatcttctttgaagataaaaatggctactgatggccatgcttcgagaatgatgtttaagttagAACAAAGATAGTTAGCACTGAAGTTAAATTCGAAAAGAATAGTCTTTgagacttagacgtttttgcgaaatatgcgaagtacttAAGCTTAGCGTGGTTTCGTGGCGTTCTCGACTCCGATTATGTTGCCACGAGTCGAAGGGatattcaggcgggaggatttgaatttcgaagtagtttatgtaaccacacgaagacagatggcatccctggattttttgcgggcaacgtggcattagattagtgtaggaccgttagggtcgaaactagtataaataagggtcttaatgttaggattccgtgtgttcattttgtacaaatcactcatatattactcaagtatcaagtgttaagagaaagagttcgctgagaaatgtacgtatgacaccaacaccattttaaatacatgtgtattttcctttattcaagtatctttcgatattactgcgtttcatttactttctgtcatttacattcttgcactctttattttcatgtcatttatcttcgaagcatttaaccttttttgcactttaagattcttgcacttttacaattttgtcttatattttatctttaacttacttttcactggtgttatatttacgtgtataacaaggtgattgctaatctttatttctttgttcaagtatttcttatttcaagacacatcaatcatagacataattcgaactatcatgaataacaacctttttgactatgtcctaggatcaatc
Encoded proteins:
- the LOC131593533 gene encoding regulator of nonsense transcripts UPF3 isoform X1 — encoded protein: MKVRSERGKTKVVIRHLPPSLTESDLIQHIHNRFDSRYRWFVFRPGNTSHRNQRYSRAYIDFNSPDDVFEFAEFFNGHVFVNEKGVQHKAIVEYAPSLRVPKLSTKKDGREGTIYKDPDYLEFLKLIAKPQEHLPSAEIQLERKEAEQAGASKEAPIVTPLMEFIRQKRAVDSGPLVSSAATKVGRRARAALQGKPGPVNTRRISEKKRYVQKDNVKNVNRKDSKDKSAFTVVPRHEDQSAESSIKGIYEIESLHGIEGSVSGIPLTSDSGKKKILLLKGKQREIPKAVEGVVKQQSPQSANPAISTTSKHNQRREAGGRLIRNILLNNDSRQSQSTSAGQHKIQILTSENGKRLPRPFGSRSGLSDQVSSHDAGQVNSEGDSKRDLSEKFVRKDLHGLSISGDKTEKRTRRPDRGVWAPLRRSDSSHSGNELPSSSLAQPTLSNPESVEAGEIKENVYSRNKSGEFSASAVGRSSPSVENGSQRIFTRRGAPYVVKDDGAVILNEAKLSKKGVVGPSTHEKQVWVQKSSSGS
- the LOC131593533 gene encoding regulator of nonsense transcripts UPF3 isoform X2 — encoded protein: MKVRSERGKTKVVIRHLPPSLTESDLIQHIHNRFDSRYRWFVFRPGNTSHRNQRYSRAYIDFNSPDDVFEFAEFFNGHVFVNEKGVQHKAIVEYAPSLRVPKLSTKKDGREGTIYKDPDYLEFLKLIAKPQEHLPSAEIQLERKEAEQAGASKEAPIVTPLMEFIRQKRAVDSGPLVSSAATKVGRRARAALQGKPGPVNTRRISEKKRYVQKDNVKNVNRKDSKDKSAFTVVPRHEDQSAESSIKGIYEIESLHGIEGSVSGIPLTSDSGKKKILLLKGKQREIPKAVEGVVKQQSPQSANPAISTTSKHNQRREAGGRLIRNILLNNDSRQSQSTSAGQHKIQILTSENGKRLPRPFGSRSGLSDQVSSHDAGQVNSEGDSKRDLSEKFVRKDLHGLSISGDKTEKRTRRPDRGVWAPLRRSDSSHSGNELPSSSLAQPTLSNPESVEGEIKENVYSRNKSGEFSASAVGRSSPSVENGSQRIFTRRGAPYVVKDDGAVILNEAKLSKKGVVGPSTHEKQVWVQKSSSGS